The bacterium genome includes the window CGTCATCGAAAACAAGTTCTACGTGGATGAGATCTACCGTTTTCTGTTCGTGAAGCCGGTCGTCTGGTTCTCGGACAGGATCCTGTGGCGCTTCGCGGACCAGAAGGTGGTCGATACCCTCCTCGTGGAAGGCTCGGCCCAGACCGTGGGTCTTTTCGGGCGGGCGCTGGGGCTCATGCAATCGGGTTTGATCCAGACCTACGCCCTGCTCTTCGCGGTCGGGGCGATCGCGCTGATCGGGGCATTCGTATTGTAAAAGGGCGAATACGAGATTCGCCCCTACACCATTTATGATCGCACATATTCTCTCTTGGACGATTTTTTCCCCCCTGCTCGGGCTGATCCCCCTGGCGCTGATCCCGCGCGGCCGGGAGACGGTCCTGCGCGCGTCGGCGTTCGCCGCTTCGCTCGTGCCGCTCGTCCTTTCGTGCGTCCTCTTCGACCGGTTCCGGGGCACCGGCGAGTTTGAATTCCAGGAAATCGTCCCGTGGCTTCAGGGTTTCAAGGTGGACTACCGGCTGGGCGTGGACGGCTTCAGCGCGCCGCTGATCGTCCTGACGGCCCTGCTCATCCCCCTCGTCATCCTGCAATCCTGGAAGGACCATTCCGGTAAAATCCGGGGCTTCCTGGTCTTTCTCCTGGTCTTGGAGACGGGACTGATCGGTGTCTTTTCCGCCCTGGATCTCTTCCTCTTCTACGTCTTCTGGGAGGCGATGCTCGTCCCGATGTACTTCCTGATCGGCGGCTGGGGCGGGGAGCGGCGCATCTACGCGGCGATCAAGTTCGTCCTCTACACGATGGTGGGGAGCCTGCTCATGCTGGCCGCGATTCTTTATCTCTATTCGGCCGGGGGATCGTTCAATCTCGCGGACCTCTACGGGCTGAACCTTCCGAACAAGGCCCAGATGTTTCTCTTCGGCGCCTTCGCGCTGGCCTTCGCCATCAAGGTGCCGCTGTTCCCGTTCCATACCTGGCTCCCCGACGCGCACGTCGAGGCGCCCACCGGCGGCAGCGTGCTCCTGGCCGGCGTCCTCCTCAAGATGGGCACCTACGGCTTCGTCCGGTTCGCGATGCCCCTCTTTCCGCAGGCCTCCGCCGCGTTCGCCCCGGCGATCGCGGCGCTCGCCGTCATCGGCGTCATCTACGGGTCGCTCGTCGCGATGGTCCAGCCGGACCTGAAAAAGCTCGTCGCTTACACCTCCGTCGCCCATTTGGGGTTCGTCATGCTGGGGCTCATGTCCCTCACCCCCCAGGGTGTCATGGGCGCCTCGGTGCAGATGATCAACCACGGCATTTCGACGGGCGCCCTCTTTCTCCTGGTCGGAATGATCTACGAACGCCGGCATACGCGCGCAATCGCCGCCTTCGGCGGGCTGGCGACGCCCATGCCGTTCTACGCGGTCCTCTTCCTGATCGTCACCGTTTCTTCGATCGCCCTGCCGGCCACGAACGGCTTCGTCGGCGAATTTCTGATCCTCATGGGGTCTTACAAGTCAAACCCGGTCACGGCGGCGCTCGCCGCGACGGGCGTCGTCTTCGGGGCGGCCACCATGCTGTGGATGGTCAAAAAAGTCTTTTTCGGCCCCGTCACGCAGGAGGAGAACAAGGCGCTCG containing:
- a CDS encoding NADH-quinone oxidoreductase subunit M, which translates into the protein MIAHILSWTIFSPLLGLIPLALIPRGRETVLRASAFAASLVPLVLSCVLFDRFRGTGEFEFQEIVPWLQGFKVDYRLGVDGFSAPLIVLTALLIPLVILQSWKDHSGKIRGFLVFLLVLETGLIGVFSALDLFLFYVFWEAMLVPMYFLIGGWGGERRIYAAIKFVLYTMVGSLLMLAAILYLYSAGGSFNLADLYGLNLPNKAQMFLFGAFALAFAIKVPLFPFHTWLPDAHVEAPTGGSVLLAGVLLKMGTYGFVRFAMPLFPQASAAFAPAIAALAVIGVIYGSLVAMVQPDLKKLVAYTSVAHLGFVMLGLMSLTPQGVMGASVQMINHGISTGALFLLVGMIYERRHTRAIAAFGGLATPMPFYAVLFLIVTVSSIALPATNGFVGEFLILMGSYKSNPVTAALAATGVVFGAATMLWMVKKVFFGPVTQEENKALADLSFREVAVMAPLIVLIFWIGVGPGFLTSKMEKSVTKFIERTQWQLSIGQR